TCTATGCTTTTGTCGAAGTTAGTTCCCCTTATGTCCGCGTTATACTTATTGGTGGTATTATTTATAGTGATAAAAAATATTAATTTGATACCGGGGCTTATGACGGAAATAGTTTCACAGGCTTTGGGAATTAAACAGGCGGTAGGGGGCAGTTTAGGTGCGGTGATAATGATTGGAATAAAAAGAGGGTTGTTTTCCAATGAAGCAGGAAGCGGTAGTGCTCCTAGCGCAGCAGCATCAGCAGATGTAGACCATCCGGTTAAACAAGGGTTATTGCAGGCTTTAGGTGTGTTTGTGGATACTATATTAATATGTAGTGCCACAGCTTTTGTAATGTTGTTGGCTGATATAGATAAAACAAATTTAACGGGGATGGAGTTTTTGCAGGAATCCTTCAGATACCATGTAGGAGATTGGGGAGTTATATTTATAGCACTTATATTATTTTTATTTTCCTTTAGTACAGTATTAGGAATCATGTTCTATGCGAAAAATAATATAATGTTTTTATCTGAAAGAGATATCTTTCAAAATATGTTTAAAATTTTGGTGTTGGTGATGTTGTTTCAAGGTGGTATTCAGCGGAATCTGTTTATCTGGTCTTTGGCAGATTTTGGAATAGGGCTGATGACGGTAATCAATCTTATAGGTATAGTCCTGCTTTCCAAGGAAGTGAAAGGTTGTCTGGAAAATTATGAAGGAAATCTTCTGAAGAAGCAAAAGATGGGTAAAACTAAAATTA
The Psychrilyobacter piezotolerans genome window above contains:
- a CDS encoding alanine/glycine:cation symporter family protein, whose product is MGNIISFVNEILWERNILVWMLIGAGLFFSVKTKFVQLRLFKHMLSLVRENNEEKSQGITSFQAFCISTASRVGAGNLVGVVAAVSIGGAGSIFWMWVMAVIGSASAFAETVLAIIYRGKTKDGKYVGGPAFFLDKGLGKKWLGVLFVMSALICWAGVMQVVSNSVTESFKVAFGIDQLTVTMILIVLTGVVIFGKRDKISMLLSKLVPLMSALYLLVVLFIVIKNINLIPGLMTEIVSQALGIKQAVGGSLGAVIMIGIKRGLFSNEAGSGSAPSAAASADVDHPVKQGLLQALGVFVDTILICSATAFVMLLADIDKTNLTGMEFLQESFRYHVGDWGVIFIALILFLFSFSTVLGIMFYAKNNIMFLSERDIFQNMFKILVLVMLFQGGIQRNLFIWSLADFGIGLMTVINLIGIVLLSKEVKGCLENYEGNLLKKQKMGKTKITI